A DNA window from Centroberyx gerrardi isolate f3 chromosome 5, fCenGer3.hap1.cur.20231027, whole genome shotgun sequence contains the following coding sequences:
- the brpf3a gene encoding bromodomain and PHD finger-containing protein 3 isoform X2: MRKVRRRECETVASGRDMGRGRGRGRGRGRGSSGQLRPPSPYRLQLSPSRETLTYAQAQKIVEVDLDGRLHRINITDPLPVITEDEMMAQDIAECNSNKENSEQTQSKAKSWRKPSNAKGRRNGKNASHQSQRSGSQRHTSPTNSFQHPSQQSPLPEPTFRVLTSVCPSDAPPLPAAYYRFIEKSGEEQDCEAEYDMDEEDLAWLEMVNQKRVSDGHASVSPDTFELLIDRLERESILESRSQALSQSAIDEDAFCCVCLDDECLNSNVILFCDICNLAVHQECYGVPYVPEGQWLCRCCLQSPSRPVDCVLCPNRGGAFKQTSDGRWAHVVCAIWIPEVCFANTVFLEPVEGVKNIPPARWKLTCYLCKQKGRGASIQCHKANCYRAFHVTCAQKAGLFMKIDPVRETGVNGTTFSVKKTAFCEHHSPVGSRRDGSGDESVEGRLVGGRGNRGQRSYTQSPPSPPTKKASKGQKKKTKKGSGGSTRRSTVPVLLVPQIPSHRLNKICTGVAVQRKNQFMQRLHNYWLLKRQSRNGMPLIRRLHSHLQAHKAAEQKEPDEKICAAREELRYWQKLRQDLERARLLVELIRKRERLKREQMKIQQAALELKLTPALVLLRSTLDQLQEKDTAKIFSQPVNLAEVPDYLEFISQPMDLSTMRTKLEAHAYCSIADLESDFELMVSNCLKYNSKDTMFHRAALHLREVGGAVLRHAHRQAQSIGLDPNTGMHLSEAPNKHGFYHCSWDDVDSILDPENRLHQTTDEQLKALLDKLDMVSSMRSSGGRTKRIRLLRREINTLRQKMNQQHSTQSVNGNDKEEEGKEEEDDEEEEEEKEKERKKGKKNIVDNGPFTSSNTGTDDSPPVLELTCPVSSPLPGDAPLEPPVLGIVTGGRRSPGRSYKRQRSARSGSKSQGEDEAEVGETPSSQPEAVHEVTPLGTPPTPPLVGVGRRTSVLFKKAKNGARMAKNKTPPQQNGKTSEGKTNGLDSSPTSPNSPSVTTISTLPPTPTPTPTPPSPSSHHLRSRGHSSDSEADKLLPTPREAGLTNGKHISADDHDDQKLNCSVSPPKRSRGKPALVKDPNSENGDISGSGRTTLLSLDSEMELTPLDLVWAKCRGYPSYPAMIVDPDMPQEGLLHNGIPIPVPPVEVLKLGEWRETEAGEKLFLVLFFDTKRTWQWLPRDKLLPLGMDDTVDKLRLMEGKKPSVRKSVHTAYDRAMVHLNHVRGNLNFTPSNFI, translated from the exons GAGGAAGCCCTCAAATGCTAAAGGTAGGAGGAACGGCAAAAATGCATCTCACCAGAGCCAACGATCTGGCTCCCAGCGGCACACAAGTCCTACTAATTCCTTCCAGCACCCCTCCCAGCAAAGCCCTCTGCCTGAGCCCACTTTCCGCGTGCTGACTTCTGTCTGCCCTTCAGATGCACCTCCTCTCCCAGCAGCCTACTACCGTTTCATAGAAAAGTCAGGCGAGGAGCAGGACTGTGAGGCAGAGTACGACATGGACGAGGAGGACCTGGCCTGGCTAGAGATGGTCAATCAGAAGAGGGTGTCTGACGGCCATGCCTCTGTATCTCCAGACACTTTTGAGCTGCTGATCGACCGCCTGGAGAGGGAGTCCATCCTGGAGTCCCGTAGCCAGGCTCTGTCTCAGAGTGCCATAGACGAGGATGCTTTCTGCTGCGTCTGCCTGGACGACGAGTGTCTGAACAGTAATGTCATCCTGTTCTGTGACATCTGCAATCTGGCTGTCCACCAGGAGTGTTATGGTGTGCCCTACGTCCCCGAGGGCCAGTGGCTGTGCCGCTGCTGCCTGCAGTCCCCCTCCCGTCCTGTAGACTGTGTGCTCTGTCCCAACCGGGGAGGTGCCTTCAAACAGACAAGTGATGGACGCTGGGCCCATGTTGTCTGTGCCATATGGATCCCTGAGGTGTGCTTCGCCAACACTGTGTTCTTGGAGCCCGTTGAGGGAGTCAAGAACATCCCTCCTGCCCGCTGGAAGCTCACCTGCTACCTGTGCAAGCAGAAAGGCAGGGGAGCATCCATTCAGTGCCACAAAGCCAACTGCTACAGGGCCTTTCATGTCACCTGTGCCCAGAAGGCTGGCCTGTTTATGAAGATAGACCCGGTCCGGGAGACGGGAGTCAACGGTACCACCTTTTCTGTGAAGAAGACGGCTTTCTGTGAGCATCATTCTCCAGTTGGGTCTCGGCGGGATGGGTCTGGAGACGAGTCGGTAGAGGGGAGACTGGTGGGAGGCAGAGGCAACCGAGGTCAAAGGTCCTATACTCAAAGCCCCCCCTCACCACCAACCAAGAAGGCTTCCAAGGGTCAGAAAAAGAAGACTAAGAAAGGGTCTGGTGGGTCGACGCGTCGCTCTACTGTGCCTGTGCTGCTGGTGCCTCAGATCCCCTCTCACAG GCTGAACAAGATCTGCACAGGAGTTGCAGTCCAGAGGAAGAATCAGTTCATGCAGAGGCTTCATAACTACTGGTTACTGAAACGACAGTCACGGAATGGGATGCCTCTAATACGCCGACTTCATTCACACCTGCAGGCCCACAAGGCTGCAGAACAG AAGGAACCTGACGAGAAGATATGTGCTGCAAGAGAGGAGCTACGTTACTGGCAAAAGCTGAGGCAAGACTTGGAAAGAGCCAGGCTCTTGGTGGAACTCATccgcaagagagagaggctaaagAGAGAACAG ATGAAAATTCAGCAGGCTGCTTTGGAACTGAAGTTGACCCCTGCTCTAGTGCTTCTCCGCTCCACATTGGACCAACTGCAAGAGAAGGACACAGCCAAGATCTTCTCTCAGCCTGTCAATCTAGCAGAG GTCCCGGATTACCTGGAGTTTATTTCCCAACCCATGGACCTCTCCACCATGCGTACCAAACTGGAGGCACATGCCTACTGCTCCATCGCAGACCTAGAGAGTGACTTTGAGCTCATGGTCTCCAACTGCCTGAAATACAACTCCAAGGACACGATGTTCCACAGGGCGGCGCTGCACCTGCGGGAGGTGGGTGGAGCCGTCCTCCGCCATGCTCACAGACAGGCTCAGAGCATCGGCCTGGACCCCAACACTGGCATGCACCTCTCAGAGGCTCCGAACAAACATGGCTTCTACCACTGCAGCTGGGATGACG TTGACTCTATCCTGGATCCAGAGAACAGACTGCACCAAACCACAGATGAGCAGCTAAAGGCCTTACTGGATAAACTGGACATGGTTTCGTCTATGCGTTCCAGTGGAGGGCGAACCAAACGCATAAGGTTGCTGCGCAGAGAGATCAACACGCTCAGACAGAAGATGAACCAGCAGCATAGCACTCAGTCTGTGAATGGTAAtgacaaggaggaagagggaaaagaagaggaggacgacgaggaagaggaggaggaaaaggagaaggaaaggaaaaaggggaagaaaaacaTTGTGGATAATGGACCTTTTACATCGTCTAACACTGGGACAG ATGACTCTCCACCTGTACTAGAACTTACATGTCCAGTGTCATCGCCGCTGCCAGGAGATGCTCCGCTTGAACCCCCCGTCCTGGGCATAGTAACTGGAGGGCGAAGGTCACCCGGGCGCTCCTACAAGCGTCAGAGATCAGCCCGCAGCGGAAGCAAAAGCCAGGGTGAAGACGAGGCTGAAGTCGGCGAAACCCCATCTTCACAACCAGAGGCTGTTCACGAAGTTACCCCGCTGGGCACACCCCCGACTCCGCCGTTAGTCGGAGTTGGCCGCCGTACATCCGTTCTGTTCAAGAAAGCTAAAAACGGGGCGAGAATGGCGAAAAACAAGACTCCGCCGCAACAGAATGGAAAAACGTCTGAGGGTAAAACCAACGGCTTGGACAGCAGCCCCACCAGTCCAAATTCACCCAGTGTGACCACCATCTCCACCTTGCCCCCTACCCCGACCCCCACCCctacacctccctctccctcctcccaccaccTGAGGTCCAGAGGCCACAGCTCAGACAGTGAAGCAGACAAACTCCTCCCAACACCCAGGGAAGCAG GCCTAACAAATGGAAAGCATATCTCTGCAGACGACCATGATGACCAAAAATTAAA TTGTAGTGTCTCTCCACCCAAACGCAGTCGGGGTAAACCCGCTCTGGTGAAAGACCCCAACAGTGAGAACGGAGACATCTCTGGCTCTG GAAGGACTACACTTCTGTCTTTAGACAGTGAGATGGAGCTCACACCTCTGGACCTAGTTTGGGCCAAATGCCGAGGATATCCGTCCTACCCAGCAATG ATTGTTGACCCAGACATGCCGCAGGAGGGGCTTCTTCACAACGGCATCCCCATTCCAGTGCCCCCTGTGGAGGTGCTCAAACTGGGCGAGTGGAGGGAAACGGAAGCAGGCGAGAAGCTCTTCTTAGTGCTCTTCTTTGACACCAAAAGAACTTG GCAGTGGCTCCCTCGGGACAAACTGCTGCCGTTGGGGATGGATGACACTGTAGACAAACTGCGCTTAATGGAGGGCAAGAAACCCAGTGTTCGCAAGTCTGTGCACACTGCATACGACCGGGCCATGGTGCACTTAAACCATGTGAGAGGAAACCTAAACTTCACCCCCTCCAATTTTATATGA
- the brpf3a gene encoding bromodomain and PHD finger-containing protein 3 isoform X1, whose translation MRKVRRRECETVASGRDMGRGRGRGRGRGRGSSGQLRPPSPYRLQLSPSRETLTYAQAQKIVEVDLDGRLHRINITDPLPVITEDEMMAQDIAECNSNKENSEQTQSKAKSWRKPSNAKGRRNGKNASHQSQRSGSQRHTSPTNSFQHPSQQSPLPEPTFRVLTSVCPSDAPPLPAAYYRFIEKSGEEQDCEAEYDMDEEDLAWLEMVNQKRVSDGHASVSPDTFELLIDRLERESILESRSQALSQSAIDEDAFCCVCLDDECLNSNVILFCDICNLAVHQECYGVPYVPEGQWLCRCCLQSPSRPVDCVLCPNRGGAFKQTSDGRWAHVVCAIWIPEVCFANTVFLEPVEGVKNIPPARWKLTCYLCKQKGRGASIQCHKANCYRAFHVTCAQKAGLFMKIDPVRETGVNGTTFSVKKTAFCEHHSPVGSRRDGSGDESVEGRLVGGRGNRGQRSYTQSPPSPPTKKASKGQKKKTKKGSGGSTRRSTVPVLLVPQIPSHRLNKICTGVAVQRKNQFMQRLHNYWLLKRQSRNGMPLIRRLHSHLQAHKAAEQKEPDEKICAAREELRYWQKLRQDLERARLLVELIRKRERLKREQMKIQQAALELKLTPALVLLRSTLDQLQEKDTAKIFSQPVNLAEVGAVQEKVPDYLEFISQPMDLSTMRTKLEAHAYCSIADLESDFELMVSNCLKYNSKDTMFHRAALHLREVGGAVLRHAHRQAQSIGLDPNTGMHLSEAPNKHGFYHCSWDDVDSILDPENRLHQTTDEQLKALLDKLDMVSSMRSSGGRTKRIRLLRREINTLRQKMNQQHSTQSVNGNDKEEEGKEEEDDEEEEEEKEKERKKGKKNIVDNGPFTSSNTGTDDSPPVLELTCPVSSPLPGDAPLEPPVLGIVTGGRRSPGRSYKRQRSARSGSKSQGEDEAEVGETPSSQPEAVHEVTPLGTPPTPPLVGVGRRTSVLFKKAKNGARMAKNKTPPQQNGKTSEGKTNGLDSSPTSPNSPSVTTISTLPPTPTPTPTPPSPSSHHLRSRGHSSDSEADKLLPTPREAGLTNGKHISADDHDDQKLNCSVSPPKRSRGKPALVKDPNSENGDISGSGRTTLLSLDSEMELTPLDLVWAKCRGYPSYPAMIVDPDMPQEGLLHNGIPIPVPPVEVLKLGEWRETEAGEKLFLVLFFDTKRTWQWLPRDKLLPLGMDDTVDKLRLMEGKKPSVRKSVHTAYDRAMVHLNHVRGNLNFTPSNFI comes from the exons GAGGAAGCCCTCAAATGCTAAAGGTAGGAGGAACGGCAAAAATGCATCTCACCAGAGCCAACGATCTGGCTCCCAGCGGCACACAAGTCCTACTAATTCCTTCCAGCACCCCTCCCAGCAAAGCCCTCTGCCTGAGCCCACTTTCCGCGTGCTGACTTCTGTCTGCCCTTCAGATGCACCTCCTCTCCCAGCAGCCTACTACCGTTTCATAGAAAAGTCAGGCGAGGAGCAGGACTGTGAGGCAGAGTACGACATGGACGAGGAGGACCTGGCCTGGCTAGAGATGGTCAATCAGAAGAGGGTGTCTGACGGCCATGCCTCTGTATCTCCAGACACTTTTGAGCTGCTGATCGACCGCCTGGAGAGGGAGTCCATCCTGGAGTCCCGTAGCCAGGCTCTGTCTCAGAGTGCCATAGACGAGGATGCTTTCTGCTGCGTCTGCCTGGACGACGAGTGTCTGAACAGTAATGTCATCCTGTTCTGTGACATCTGCAATCTGGCTGTCCACCAGGAGTGTTATGGTGTGCCCTACGTCCCCGAGGGCCAGTGGCTGTGCCGCTGCTGCCTGCAGTCCCCCTCCCGTCCTGTAGACTGTGTGCTCTGTCCCAACCGGGGAGGTGCCTTCAAACAGACAAGTGATGGACGCTGGGCCCATGTTGTCTGTGCCATATGGATCCCTGAGGTGTGCTTCGCCAACACTGTGTTCTTGGAGCCCGTTGAGGGAGTCAAGAACATCCCTCCTGCCCGCTGGAAGCTCACCTGCTACCTGTGCAAGCAGAAAGGCAGGGGAGCATCCATTCAGTGCCACAAAGCCAACTGCTACAGGGCCTTTCATGTCACCTGTGCCCAGAAGGCTGGCCTGTTTATGAAGATAGACCCGGTCCGGGAGACGGGAGTCAACGGTACCACCTTTTCTGTGAAGAAGACGGCTTTCTGTGAGCATCATTCTCCAGTTGGGTCTCGGCGGGATGGGTCTGGAGACGAGTCGGTAGAGGGGAGACTGGTGGGAGGCAGAGGCAACCGAGGTCAAAGGTCCTATACTCAAAGCCCCCCCTCACCACCAACCAAGAAGGCTTCCAAGGGTCAGAAAAAGAAGACTAAGAAAGGGTCTGGTGGGTCGACGCGTCGCTCTACTGTGCCTGTGCTGCTGGTGCCTCAGATCCCCTCTCACAG GCTGAACAAGATCTGCACAGGAGTTGCAGTCCAGAGGAAGAATCAGTTCATGCAGAGGCTTCATAACTACTGGTTACTGAAACGACAGTCACGGAATGGGATGCCTCTAATACGCCGACTTCATTCACACCTGCAGGCCCACAAGGCTGCAGAACAG AAGGAACCTGACGAGAAGATATGTGCTGCAAGAGAGGAGCTACGTTACTGGCAAAAGCTGAGGCAAGACTTGGAAAGAGCCAGGCTCTTGGTGGAACTCATccgcaagagagagaggctaaagAGAGAACAG ATGAAAATTCAGCAGGCTGCTTTGGAACTGAAGTTGACCCCTGCTCTAGTGCTTCTCCGCTCCACATTGGACCAACTGCAAGAGAAGGACACAGCCAAGATCTTCTCTCAGCCTGTCAATCTAGCAGAGGTTGGTGCAGTTCAAGAAAAG GTCCCGGATTACCTGGAGTTTATTTCCCAACCCATGGACCTCTCCACCATGCGTACCAAACTGGAGGCACATGCCTACTGCTCCATCGCAGACCTAGAGAGTGACTTTGAGCTCATGGTCTCCAACTGCCTGAAATACAACTCCAAGGACACGATGTTCCACAGGGCGGCGCTGCACCTGCGGGAGGTGGGTGGAGCCGTCCTCCGCCATGCTCACAGACAGGCTCAGAGCATCGGCCTGGACCCCAACACTGGCATGCACCTCTCAGAGGCTCCGAACAAACATGGCTTCTACCACTGCAGCTGGGATGACG TTGACTCTATCCTGGATCCAGAGAACAGACTGCACCAAACCACAGATGAGCAGCTAAAGGCCTTACTGGATAAACTGGACATGGTTTCGTCTATGCGTTCCAGTGGAGGGCGAACCAAACGCATAAGGTTGCTGCGCAGAGAGATCAACACGCTCAGACAGAAGATGAACCAGCAGCATAGCACTCAGTCTGTGAATGGTAAtgacaaggaggaagagggaaaagaagaggaggacgacgaggaagaggaggaggaaaaggagaaggaaaggaaaaaggggaagaaaaacaTTGTGGATAATGGACCTTTTACATCGTCTAACACTGGGACAG ATGACTCTCCACCTGTACTAGAACTTACATGTCCAGTGTCATCGCCGCTGCCAGGAGATGCTCCGCTTGAACCCCCCGTCCTGGGCATAGTAACTGGAGGGCGAAGGTCACCCGGGCGCTCCTACAAGCGTCAGAGATCAGCCCGCAGCGGAAGCAAAAGCCAGGGTGAAGACGAGGCTGAAGTCGGCGAAACCCCATCTTCACAACCAGAGGCTGTTCACGAAGTTACCCCGCTGGGCACACCCCCGACTCCGCCGTTAGTCGGAGTTGGCCGCCGTACATCCGTTCTGTTCAAGAAAGCTAAAAACGGGGCGAGAATGGCGAAAAACAAGACTCCGCCGCAACAGAATGGAAAAACGTCTGAGGGTAAAACCAACGGCTTGGACAGCAGCCCCACCAGTCCAAATTCACCCAGTGTGACCACCATCTCCACCTTGCCCCCTACCCCGACCCCCACCCctacacctccctctccctcctcccaccaccTGAGGTCCAGAGGCCACAGCTCAGACAGTGAAGCAGACAAACTCCTCCCAACACCCAGGGAAGCAG GCCTAACAAATGGAAAGCATATCTCTGCAGACGACCATGATGACCAAAAATTAAA TTGTAGTGTCTCTCCACCCAAACGCAGTCGGGGTAAACCCGCTCTGGTGAAAGACCCCAACAGTGAGAACGGAGACATCTCTGGCTCTG GAAGGACTACACTTCTGTCTTTAGACAGTGAGATGGAGCTCACACCTCTGGACCTAGTTTGGGCCAAATGCCGAGGATATCCGTCCTACCCAGCAATG ATTGTTGACCCAGACATGCCGCAGGAGGGGCTTCTTCACAACGGCATCCCCATTCCAGTGCCCCCTGTGGAGGTGCTCAAACTGGGCGAGTGGAGGGAAACGGAAGCAGGCGAGAAGCTCTTCTTAGTGCTCTTCTTTGACACCAAAAGAACTTG GCAGTGGCTCCCTCGGGACAAACTGCTGCCGTTGGGGATGGATGACACTGTAGACAAACTGCGCTTAATGGAGGGCAAGAAACCCAGTGTTCGCAAGTCTGTGCACACTGCATACGACCGGGCCATGGTGCACTTAAACCATGTGAGAGGAAACCTAAACTTCACCCCCTCCAATTTTATATGA